A genomic stretch from Methylorubrum extorquens includes:
- a CDS encoding transposase, which produces MLSDAQWDELEPLIEACRPKAKTPPQELRRTISAILWRHQNGAKWRAIPEELGPWWRAAQIFIRWARAGVWERLLDRVQERGLALGMVFLDGSNVRAHQKAAGAAKRGDLRPSETIVKRLAAHVAAMAPKPA; this is translated from the coding sequence ATGCTGTCGGACGCGCAGTGGGATGAGTTGGAGCCGTTGATCGAGGCCTGTCGCCCAAAGGCCAAGACGCCGCCTCAGGAGCTTCGGCGCACGATCTCGGCCATCCTCTGGCGGCATCAGAACGGGGCCAAGTGGCGGGCCATCCCCGAGGAATTGGGCCCTTGGTGGCGCGCTGCTCAGATCTTCATCCGGTGGGCGCGCGCCGGGGTGTGGGAGCGGTTGCTCGACCGCGTGCAGGAGCGCGGTCTCGCACTGGGCATGGTCTTCCTCGACGGCAGCAACGTGCGGGCTCATCAGAAGGCGGCGGGCGCTGCAAAAAGGGGGGATCTGCGGCCGAGCGAGACCATCGTGAAGCGCTTGGCCGCTCACGTGGCGGCTATGGCACCAAAGCCTGCGTGA
- a CDS encoding protein of unknown function (Evidence 5 : Unknown function), producing MGSRRMCTARTFGTDRGRAGHSHPAFACLLPPARSQGANDNSRKLQASDVLAGKGHRRRLRGVGNRNIEHRLGRGRLDPLGRGLGPVVA from the coding sequence ATGGGGAGCAGGCGCATGTGTACAGCTCGCACATTCGGGACGGATCGCGGCCGGGCCGGCCACTCCCATCCCGCCTTCGCATGCCTGCTTCCTCCCGCACGATCCCAAGGCGCGAATGACAACAGCCGCAAGCTTCAGGCTTCTGACGTGTTGGCTGGGAAGGGCCACCGCCGGAGGCTGCGGGGGGTGGGCAATCGGAACATCGAGCATCGGCTTGGCCGCGGTCGCCTTGATCCTCTTGGCCGCGGGCTAGGGCCTGTTGTCGCTTGA
- a CDS encoding exported protein of unknown function (Evidence 5 : Unknown function), with protein MNTRINAAIAAFVLGVSAISPPAFAQSYSTIRGEKPSSFFTDRPAPNAFDDLTTGSISTYLNRGIDRSAKEGNAELNDRYVPNYGMTSGGPRR; from the coding sequence ATGAACACTCGTATCAATGCTGCTATCGCCGCTTTTGTTCTGGGCGTCAGTGCGATATCTCCTCCTGCTTTTGCTCAGAGCTATTCAACGATCCGAGGTGAAAAGCCGTCGAGCTTCTTCACGGATCGGCCGGCACCGAACGCCTTCGATGACCTCACGACCGGCTCCATCAGCACATATTTGAACCGCGGCATCGATCGCTCAGCCAAAGAGGGCAACGCGGAACTCAATGACCGCTATGTGCCCAACTACGGCATGACCTCTGGTGGCCCGAGGCGATAA
- a CDS encoding transposase (fragment) — MDPRLFDGRRLRALTVVDAFTREALAIEVDQGIKGEQVVAVVGRLALLRGAPCAIQVDNGPEFVSKALDRWAYENGVTLDFSRPGKPTDNALVESFNGRLRDECLNANWFLSLADARSKIETWRRHYNESRPHTALGWRTP, encoded by the coding sequence ATGGACCCGAGACTGTTCGACGGCCGCCGGCTGCGGGCCTTGACGGTCGTCGATGCGTTCACGCGCGAGGCTCTGGCGATCGAGGTCGACCAGGGCATCAAAGGCGAACAGGTCGTGGCTGTCGTCGGCCGCTTGGCGCTGCTGCGCGGAGCACCGTGCGCGATTCAGGTCGATAACGGGCCTGAGTTCGTCTCGAAAGCCCTCGACCGCTGGGCCTACGAGAACGGTGTCACGTTGGACTTCTCGCGCCCTGGCAAGCCGACCGACAACGCACTGGTCGAGTCGTTCAACGGCCGCCTGCGCGACGAGTGCCTGAACGCGAACTGGTTCTTGTCGTTGGCCGACGCGAGGAGCAAGATCGAGACGTGGCGGCGGCACTACAACGAGAGCCGTCCTCACACCGCCCTGGGGTGGCGAACGCCCTAG
- a CDS encoding conserved protein of unknown function (Evidence 4 : Unknown function but conserved in other organisms) codes for MILRVSGKRTLTKLNAFDLTVTVALGSTLATTLLSKSVALAEGVMAFALLVFLQFAITWLSVRSSTVGHLVKSEPTLLLHRGRFLARALTGQRVTGEEVLAALRSQGVVYVASVGAVVLETHGSLSVMTGKTDPSVESGTLRNVFGAPPG; via the coding sequence TTGATCCTGCGGGTTTCCGGCAAGCGCACGCTCACGAAGCTCAACGCCTTCGACCTCACCGTCACCGTGGCGCTCGGCTCGACGCTCGCGACGACCCTGCTCAGCAAGTCGGTCGCCCTCGCGGAGGGCGTCATGGCGTTCGCCCTGCTCGTGTTCCTTCAGTTCGCCATCACCTGGCTCTCCGTCCGCTCCTCGACGGTAGGGCATTTGGTCAAGAGCGAGCCAACCCTGCTTCTGCATCGGGGGCGGTTCCTCGCCCGCGCGCTGACGGGTCAGCGCGTGACCGGCGAGGAGGTGCTCGCGGCCTTGAGGTCTCAAGGTGTCGTCTACGTGGCGTCAGTCGGTGCGGTCGTGCTGGAGACGCACGGCTCCCTGAGCGTCATGACTGGAAAAACCGACCCATCCGTCGAGAGTGGCACACTGCGCAACGTCTTTGGCGCCCCGCCCGGGTGA
- a CDS encoding conserved membrane protein of unknown function (Evidence 4 : Unknown function but conserved in other organisms), translating into MRRASAMRARVKAWVEFLGDQFWLRPALVVLGCIGLAQFAVWLETARIAGYDASSPDADWGWAGGAEGARALLSAVASSTIGVAGTTFSITIAALSLASNQMGPRLLRNFVRDARNQVVLGIFLGTFAYALMVLRTVRTVEEQSFVPHLAVSGAVVLALACLGTLIWFVHHIATSINVETVVDAVHHDLCEAVRRRTLDAADLRRPLETPEGAATAAKAEGGYLQAVDVGSLADWARENGVMVSLRARPGDYVPTGFPVAFLSAGVEGATDAVSRALTFGRRPAALQDLEYSVRQLVEIAVRALSPGINDPMTAGSVLDHLGDALCRIAPRHLPTGTVARDGRVVLIQPVTDYAGLCDAMFLLIRQNASGSVHVLARMLDVLARVAEVERLTDRLAVLRRHADLVAAAAQRDVSDPHDLADLVERHARFVKAQTLDGFVVP; encoded by the coding sequence ATGCGGCGGGCATCGGCGATGAGGGCGCGCGTCAAGGCATGGGTCGAGTTCCTCGGCGACCAGTTCTGGCTTCGGCCGGCCCTGGTGGTACTCGGCTGCATCGGCCTTGCGCAGTTTGCCGTCTGGCTGGAGACGGCGCGCATCGCGGGCTACGACGCCTCCTCGCCCGACGCGGACTGGGGCTGGGCGGGAGGTGCCGAGGGTGCGCGGGCGCTGCTCAGCGCCGTTGCCTCCTCCACCATCGGGGTGGCGGGCACCACCTTCTCCATCACCATCGCAGCACTGTCGCTCGCCTCGAACCAGATGGGGCCCCGGCTCCTGCGCAACTTCGTGCGTGATGCCCGAAACCAGGTTGTGCTCGGGATCTTTCTCGGCACCTTCGCCTACGCTCTCATGGTGCTGCGAACGGTCCGCACCGTCGAGGAGCAATCCTTCGTCCCCCACCTCGCCGTTTCGGGCGCCGTCGTCCTCGCTTTGGCCTGCCTGGGGACGCTGATCTGGTTCGTCCACCACATCGCGACGAGCATCAACGTCGAGACCGTGGTGGACGCCGTGCACCACGACCTATGCGAGGCGGTCCGGCGGCGCACCCTCGATGCGGCGGACCTGCGGCGCCCCCTCGAAACACCGGAGGGTGCCGCTACCGCGGCCAAGGCGGAGGGCGGCTACCTGCAGGCCGTCGATGTCGGGAGCCTCGCGGATTGGGCGAGGGAGAACGGCGTCATGGTCTCGCTGCGCGCGCGGCCGGGCGATTACGTGCCGACGGGCTTTCCGGTCGCGTTCCTTTCCGCTGGCGTCGAGGGTGCTACCGACGCAGTCTCCCGGGCGCTGACATTCGGGCGGCGCCCAGCAGCCCTGCAGGACCTCGAATACTCCGTGCGGCAACTCGTGGAGATTGCGGTTCGGGCCCTCTCGCCCGGGATCAACGATCCGATGACTGCGGGAAGCGTGCTCGACCACTTGGGCGACGCCCTCTGCCGCATCGCGCCGCGTCACCTACCCACCGGTACGGTCGCGCGCGATGGCCGCGTCGTGCTCATCCAACCCGTAACCGACTACGCTGGGTTGTGCGACGCGATGTTCCTCCTCATCCGCCAGAACGCCTCCGGCTCGGTGCACGTCCTCGCACGCATGCTCGACGTGCTCGCCCGGGTCGCCGAGGTGGAGCGTCTGACCGACCGGCTCGCCGTGCTGCGCCGCCACGCCGACCTCGTCGCGGCCGCAGCGCAGCGAGACGTCTCCGATCCGCATGACTTGGCCGATCTAGTGGAACGTCATGCCAGGTTCGTCAAAGCGCAAACCTTGGATGGTTTCGTCGTCCCTTAA
- a CDS encoding protein of unknown function (Evidence 5 : Unknown function), translating to MLGSLLLAVGIGLVLFAVPKKSETHSDFLKDDATHLYYPENCLLSAPSARHLPSRLCLRHLTAFLAETAYRIR from the coding sequence TTGCTAGGGTCGTTGCTCCTGGCTGTCGGTATCGGGCTTGTCCTGTTTGCTGTGCCAAAGAAGAGCGAAACACATTCGGACTTTTTGAAAGACGATGCAACGCACCTCTATTATCCTGAAAACTGCTTGTTATCAGCGCCTTCGGCGCGGCACTTACCATCTCGACTCTGTCTTCGCCATCTAACGGCATTCCTTGCCGAGACGGCCTACCGCATTCGTTGA
- a CDS encoding conserved protein of unknown function (Evidence 4 : Unknown function but conserved in other organisms), protein MLAVSHSTLAMGLGVFLISACAVVLLSQAGYRHAQYIVLISGFVAGAVLPLARGWTDRP, encoded by the coding sequence ATGCTGGCGGTGAGCCATTCAACCTTGGCCATGGGGCTCGGGGTCTTTCTGATCTCCGCCTGCGCGGTGGTCCTTCTAAGCCAGGCCGGCTATCGGCACGCCCAGTACATCGTGCTCATTTCCGGGTTCGTGGCGGGTGCCGTTCTTCCTCTTGCACGTGGCTGGACTGACCGGCCATGA
- a CDS encoding protein of unknown function (Evidence 5 : Unknown function): MPSVAGRRSPSLQRGRVVPARLARGRTVSSDQARRWRGAIVARTKGRHWGCPDHADLAGAAAARSQQGDRPMNKILVAATGIVALILTSVTADARGFRGGGGGFRGGGGFHGAGFRGGGFRGGGYRGGRVAGGYRGGYGGYRGGVAGYRGGYGRYGYRGGYGRYGGGIWALWLPRLWPRGGRCRRGRRLWSAPLLRRRLWRVQLLRRELRWLRALLSGRTIVLRV; encoded by the coding sequence ATGCCGAGCGTCGCTGGGCGCCGGTCTCCCTCCCTTCAGAGGGGTCGAGTCGTCCCCGCGCGGTTGGCTCGCGGACGCACTGTCTCATCAGATCAAGCGAGGCGCTGGCGCGGCGCTATCGTTGCCCGGACAAAGGGCCGGCACTGGGGCTGCCCCGATCACGCGGATTTGGCGGGGGCCGCCGCAGCACGTTCCCAGCAAGGAGACCGGCCCATGAACAAGATCCTTGTCGCAGCTACAGGCATCGTCGCCCTGATCCTGACCAGTGTCACGGCGGACGCGCGCGGGTTTCGCGGCGGGGGCGGCGGCTTCCGCGGCGGGGGCGGATTCCATGGGGCCGGATTCCGGGGTGGTGGCTTCCGAGGTGGCGGTTACCGCGGGGGGCGAGTGGCGGGCGGCTATCGCGGTGGATATGGCGGTTACCGTGGCGGCGTGGCGGGCTATCGCGGCGGGTATGGCCGCTACGGCTACAGAGGTGGATACGGCCGTTACGGCGGGGGGATATGGGCGCTATGGCTACCGCGGTTATGGCCTCGCGGCGGCCGGTGTCGGCGCGGCCGCCGCCTATGGAGCGCACCGCTACTACGGCGGCGGTTGTGGCGCGTACAGCTACTACGACGCGAACTACGGTGGCTGCGTGCCCTACTGAGCGGTCGCACTATCGTCCTACGGGTGTGA
- a CDS encoding protein of unknown function (Evidence 5 : Unknown function), whose product MGPDSGVVASEVAVTAGGEWRAAIAVDMAVTVAAWRAIAAGMAATATEVDTAVTAGGYGRYGYRGYGLAAAGVGAAAAYGAHRYYGGGCGAYSYYDANYGGCVPY is encoded by the coding sequence ATGGGGCCGGATTCCGGGGTGGTGGCTTCCGAGGTGGCGGTTACCGCGGGGGGCGAGTGGCGGGCGGCTATCGCGGTGGATATGGCGGTTACCGTGGCGGCGTGGCGGGCTATCGCGGCGGGTATGGCCGCTACGGCTACAGAGGTGGATACGGCCGTTACGGCGGGGGGATATGGGCGCTATGGCTACCGCGGTTATGGCCTCGCGGCGGCCGGTGTCGGCGCGGCCGCCGCCTATGGAGCGCACCGCTACTACGGCGGCGGTTGTGGCGCGTACAGCTACTACGACGCGAACTACGGTGGCTGCGTGCCCTACTGA
- a CDS encoding conserved protein of unknown function (Evidence 4 : Unknown function but conserved in other organisms), producing MLRLRPAQARQIIAGSATLFTSYGVEDKLEKDTFADDHGLFYQRLYNLLCLAYGSDQRAFSYLVERGDLPKERAENCRDEYGLAAHAMDRLFHSHLQGGRTGHERIRRGFRWLN from the coding sequence GTGCTGCGCCTGAGACCGGCGCAGGCCCGGCAGATCATCGCCGGAAGCGCCACACTGTTCACGAGCTACGGCGTAGAGGACAAGCTGGAGAAAGACACCTTCGCGGATGATCACGGCCTATTTTATCAGCGCCTCTACAACCTGCTGTGCCTGGCCTACGGATCGGACCAGCGCGCGTTTAGCTACCTTGTCGAGCGCGGCGACTTACCGAAGGAACGGGCGGAGAACTGCAGGGACGAGTACGGTCTGGCAGCGCATGCCATGGACAGGCTGTTCCATAGCCATCTCCAGGGCGGCCGGACGGGGCACGAACGAATACGGCGGGGCTTTCGCTGGCTCAACTGA
- a CDS encoding conserved exported protein of unknown function (Evidence 4 : Unknown function but conserved in other organisms) codes for MPRPLALVGLAFILMISTSRADTGSPIRTVYQVPKTAQAQEIYREMRARRVLEGLREIVSMVRLPQTLTLRLSECDGEINAWYEPKTRSVTVCYEYIQDVRDRAYRATLPAGVTYHDALFGTLAQVFLHETGHALFDLLDVPVLGREEDAAD; via the coding sequence ATGCCACGGCCGCTTGCCCTCGTCGGGTTAGCCTTCATCCTGATGATCAGCACCTCCCGAGCCGATACGGGCAGCCCAATCCGGACCGTCTACCAGGTTCCGAAGACCGCGCAGGCACAGGAGATCTATCGGGAGATGCGGGCACGCCGCGTCCTTGAGGGCTTGCGCGAGATCGTCAGTATGGTCCGGCTCCCGCAGACCCTGACCCTGCGCCTGTCCGAGTGCGACGGCGAGATCAACGCGTGGTATGAGCCTAAGACCCGCTCGGTCACGGTCTGCTACGAATACATCCAGGATGTTCGGGACCGGGCATACAGGGCCACCTTGCCCGCCGGCGTGACCTATCACGACGCGCTTTTCGGCACGCTCGCGCAGGTCTTTTTGCACGAGACCGGGCACGCCCTGTTCGACCTGCTGGACGTGCCCGTGCTCGGCCGCGAGGAGGACGCCGCCGACTAG
- a CDS encoding transposase (fragment), producing the protein MFLDETAAATNMARRYGWAPCGERCRLAAPLGHYKTTTVTAALRTSGLCATALLDGPTNGRRFRSYLTETLIPVLQSGDIVVMDNLPAHNVAGVQDAIEAAGARLLYLPPYSPDFNPIEQAFAKLKALLRSAAARTIPDLWAAIRQAFTRFTPQECRNDLAAAGYEDDLAVAT; encoded by the coding sequence GTGTTCCTGGATGAGACGGCGGCTGCCACCAACATGGCGCGCCGCTATGGTTGGGCTCCGTGCGGTGAGCGCTGCCGGCTTGCAGCCCCGTTGGGCCACTACAAAACCACCACCGTCACCGCCGCCCTGCGCACCAGCGGGCTGTGTGCCACCGCGCTATTGGATGGCCCCACGAACGGCAGGCGCTTCCGCAGCTACCTCACCGAGACCCTGATCCCGGTGCTGCAGTCGGGCGACATCGTCGTTATGGATAACCTGCCGGCCCACAATGTCGCCGGCGTGCAGGACGCGATCGAGGCCGCAGGAGCGCGGCTGCTCTACCTTCCGCCCTACAGCCCTGATTTCAACCCGATTGAGCAGGCCTTCGCGAAGCTGAAGGCGCTGCTACGCAGCGCGGCAGCCCGCACGATCCCGGATCTCTGGGCTGCGATCCGCCAGGCATTCACGCGCTTCACTCCGCAGGAGTGCCGCAACGACCTCGCCGCAGCTGGCTACGAAGACGACTTGGCCGTCGCCACCTGA
- a CDS encoding transposase (fragment) produces MPSPLSVDLRERVVAAVAAGASCHRAAARFGVSVSSASRWSERFRYEGQLASKPMGGDHTSKRIEAHAGLILRISKQEPRLFLRELRDRLAEQGIQTSTSGLSRFFARHGISWKTGNVRS; encoded by the coding sequence ATGCCTTCACCCCTGTCTGTGGACCTGCGCGAGCGTGTCGTGGCTGCCGTGGCGGCGGGGGCTTCCTGCCATCGCGCCGCAGCCCGCTTCGGGGTTAGCGTGTCGAGCGCCAGCCGCTGGTCGGAGCGCTTCCGCTACGAGGGCCAACTCGCCTCCAAGCCGATGGGCGGCGATCACACCTCGAAACGAATAGAGGCGCATGCCGGGCTGATCCTGAGGATCTCCAAGCAGGAGCCGCGTCTATTCCTGCGCGAGTTACGCGATCGGCTGGCTGAGCAGGGCATCCAGACCAGCACGAGCGGCCTGTCGCGCTTCTTTGCCCGCCACGGGATCAGCTGGAAAACGGGCAACGTACGCAGCTGA
- a CDS encoding conserved exported protein of unknown function (Evidence 4 : Unknown function but conserved in other organisms), producing MQKRLIAMAAVFVLAGGPLALAEDVSRTGTLSDTGKLTQTDFKALTDARIGVVKAALQLTPDQQKYWPAIEEAIRTRAEARYSRLSKLQGRAAAQRADPDPLRLIRERAEIMDERANGLKKLADAWEPLYQTLSPDQKSRMRVVVTRVIGGLRDAAEHRRKELMDDDDDEG from the coding sequence ATGCAGAAGCGCTTGATTGCCATGGCTGCCGTCTTCGTCCTCGCCGGAGGCCCGTTGGCCTTGGCCGAGGACGTGTCCCGCACCGGCACGCTCAGCGACACTGGGAAGCTGACCCAGACCGATTTCAAGGCCTTGACTGATGCCCGGATCGGTGTGGTGAAGGCCGCCCTCCAACTCACGCCCGACCAGCAGAAATACTGGCCGGCCATCGAGGAGGCCATCCGCACGCGCGCCGAGGCGCGCTACAGCCGGCTGTCCAAACTGCAGGGACGGGCCGCCGCCCAGCGCGCCGACCCCGACCCGCTCCGGCTGATCCGAGAGCGGGCCGAGATCATGGACGAGCGCGCCAACGGGCTCAAGAAGCTCGCGGATGCCTGGGAGCCGCTCTACCAGACCCTCTCTCCAGATCAGAAGAGCCGGATGCGCGTGGTGGTCACCCGGGTCATCGGCGGGTTGCGGGACGCCGCCGAGCACCGCCGCAAGGAGCTCATGGACGACGACGACGACGAGGGCTGA
- a CDS encoding conserved protein of unknown function (Evidence 4 : Unknown function but conserved in other organisms) — translation MALGQTVGSHAGPLGNVQPSLDAAQLSSGLVIKTVTAVGMAHRSARRTARRVHRRHGYHHY, via the coding sequence ATGGCGCTTGGCCAGACCGTGGGCTCGCACGCTGGCCCCCTGGGCAATGTCCAGCCCAGCCTTGATGCGGCCCAGCTGTCCAGTGGCTTGGTCATCAAGACCGTGACCGCGGTCGGGATGGCGCACCGGTCGGCCCGCAGGACCGCCCGGCGCGTCCACCGGCGCCACGGATACCATCACTACTAG
- a CDS encoding conserved protein of unknown function (Evidence 4 : Unknown function but conserved in other organisms), with the protein MAAATCLACSVASAEPLVIKVNPQLTQRGVLMTGNEPGTIQTLFDAGPRYGEPSGIRVGRGSQIPDWLDLGSFQNVGVPGLNPVGYYGYYISPDDRAVVIDLASRRVVRVVYH; encoded by the coding sequence ATGGCAGCGGCAACCTGCCTTGCCTGCTCAGTCGCCTCTGCCGAGCCGTTGGTGATCAAGGTCAACCCGCAGCTCACCCAACGGGGCGTGCTCATGACCGGCAACGAGCCCGGCACGATCCAAACCCTGTTCGATGCAGGCCCCCGTTACGGCGAGCCGAGCGGTATACGCGTTGGCCGGGGAAGCCAGATCCCCGATTGGCTTGACCTCGGTTCATTCCAGAATGTCGGAGTCCCGGGCCTCAACCCGGTCGGATACTATGGATACTACATCTCCCCTGATGACCGTGCTGTAGTCATCGACCTTGCTTCACGCCGCGTGGTTCGTGTCGTCTATCACTGA
- a CDS encoding Porin — protein MIRKLLLSSATTALLMGTAAAADLPKREPPPVFTPVPVFSWSGFYAGFNLGYAFSAQENLRPTVANIAPGLTPGSSLFITGAGAPAAGALAFSNNANNLNGFSGGGQIGYNYQFTPGSGFVIGFEADAQYVDFGRNRNRFAFATVPGGGINPGSLVFSPNGIATLDFFGTVRGRIGYAWDRTLIYGTGGFAYGSGGGRELGLPSTTSNSFQTGWAAGGGIEYALASDSWLNFFRASAVTFRVEGLYVNLARDNRNFGVFAVTPNNTPLSVFSPGVSLVSGPAVRRTSEFAVVRAGVNYKFGTY, from the coding sequence ATGATCAGAAAGTTACTTCTCTCTAGCGCGACCACAGCGCTTCTAATGGGTACAGCTGCTGCTGCCGATCTGCCCAAACGCGAGCCGCCCCCGGTCTTCACGCCGGTGCCGGTCTTCAGCTGGTCGGGCTTCTACGCGGGCTTCAACCTCGGCTATGCCTTCAGTGCCCAGGAGAACCTCCGTCCCACCGTGGCCAACATCGCGCCCGGCCTCACCCCCGGCTCCAGCCTGTTCATCACCGGGGCTGGTGCACCGGCGGCTGGAGCCCTCGCCTTCAGCAACAACGCCAACAACTTGAACGGCTTCTCCGGCGGTGGCCAGATCGGCTACAACTACCAGTTCACACCGGGCTCGGGCTTCGTGATCGGCTTCGAGGCCGACGCCCAGTACGTCGACTTCGGACGCAACCGCAACCGCTTCGCCTTCGCTACCGTGCCTGGCGGCGGCATCAACCCGGGATCGCTGGTGTTCAGCCCGAACGGGATTGCGACCCTCGACTTCTTCGGCACGGTGCGAGGTCGCATCGGCTATGCCTGGGATCGGACGTTGATCTACGGCACCGGCGGCTTCGCCTACGGATCCGGTGGCGGGCGCGAGTTGGGCCTGCCCAGCACAACCAGCAACAGCTTCCAGACCGGCTGGGCAGCCGGTGGCGGCATCGAGTACGCCCTGGCAAGCGACAGCTGGCTCAACTTCTTCCGCGCCTCTGCGGTGACGTTCCGGGTCGAGGGTCTGTACGTGAACCTCGCGCGTGACAACCGCAACTTCGGAGTCTTCGCGGTCACGCCCAACAACACGCCGCTGTCGGTGTTCTCGCCCGGCGTGAGCCTGGTCTCCGGGCCGGCGGTGCGCCGGACGAGCGAGTTTGCCGTGGTACGCGCCGGGGTAAACTACAAGTTCGGGACATACTGA
- a CDS encoding conserved protein of unknown function (Evidence 4 : Unknown function but conserved in other organisms): MRRGQKTSAEQVVLKLRQIEVQMVQGKSLALACKEAEISEQSCATSACAKRFFTRSRKPKP, translated from the coding sequence ATGCGGCGAGGACAGAAGACGAGCGCGGAGCAGGTCGTTCTGAAGCTGCGGCAGATCGAGGTTCAGATGGTGCAGGGTAAGAGTTTGGCCCTGGCCTGCAAGGAGGCGGAGATCTCCGAGCAGAGCTGCGCGACGAGTGCCTGCGCCAAGAGATTTTTTACTCGCTCAAGGAAGCCCAAGCCGTGA
- a CDS encoding transposase (fragment), whose amino-acid sequence MIALWQNTYNRVRPHSSLGYRPPAPVSFPDLAFRLPMAAAMQ is encoded by the coding sequence GTGATCGCCCTCTGGCAGAACACCTACAACCGGGTCCGGCCGCACTCGTCCCTAGGCTACCGGCCGCCCGCGCCCGTCAGCTTCCCCGATCTGGCCTTCCGGCTACCCATGGCAGCGGCCATGCAGTAG
- a CDS encoding transposase: protein MDAPVVGIDVARDRLDIHVHPSGANFAVDRTTEGVEQLCERLRPLKPKLVVLEATGGLEAMVARALTTWRLPAVIVNPAQVRAFAHALGQRAKTDRIDATVIARFAAATNPPVRARADAETQALADLVTRRRQIVGLIASERQRASQAPPCIRDSVRRVIEALEQEQSVIDRSIDAEVDRSLEWRRKETLLTSVPGVGPTIARTLIAELPELGSLNRKQVAALVGLAPWTRQSGQWRGRSFIAGGRAPVRTALFMGAMVASRHNAALKTFRDRLIAAGKPKLVALIATARKLITILNAILRDGTPWQPA from the coding sequence ATGGACGCTCCTGTTGTTGGGATCGATGTGGCCCGTGACCGCCTCGATATTCATGTTCATCCCTCTGGAGCGAACTTCGCCGTTGACCGTACGACAGAGGGTGTGGAGCAGCTGTGCGAACGCCTCCGGCCCCTGAAGCCGAAGCTCGTCGTCCTGGAGGCAACCGGCGGTTTGGAAGCCATGGTGGCACGTGCTCTCACCACCTGGAGGCTACCAGCCGTGATCGTGAACCCAGCACAGGTCCGTGCTTTCGCTCACGCCTTGGGCCAACGCGCCAAGACCGACCGCATCGACGCCACCGTGATCGCCCGGTTCGCGGCGGCCACCAACCCACCCGTTCGCGCTCGGGCCGATGCCGAGACTCAGGCCTTGGCTGATCTCGTCACAAGACGCCGTCAGATCGTAGGACTGATCGCGTCCGAGCGGCAGCGAGCGAGCCAAGCTCCACCGTGCATTCGAGACAGCGTCCGGCGCGTCATAGAGGCGTTGGAGCAGGAGCAGAGTGTGATCGACCGCTCGATCGATGCAGAGGTAGACCGGTCGCTTGAATGGCGCAGGAAGGAGACCCTCCTGACCTCCGTTCCTGGTGTTGGACCGACGATCGCACGAACCCTGATCGCGGAGCTGCCTGAGCTTGGAAGCCTCAACCGGAAGCAAGTCGCCGCGCTGGTCGGCTTGGCCCCTTGGACGCGGCAATCCGGTCAGTGGCGAGGGAGGAGCTTCATTGCAGGCGGCCGCGCACCTGTTCGCACGGCGCTGTTCATGGGGGCCATGGTGGCCAGCCGTCACAATGCCGCGCTGAAAACCTTCCGGGACCGGCTCATCGCAGCCGGTAAGCCCAAGCTCGTTGCCCTGATTGCCACCGCTCGGAAGCTGATCACCATCCTCAACGCCATCCTGAGAGACGGAACGCCATGGCAACCCGCTTGA